The Orcinus orca chromosome 20, mOrcOrc1.1, whole genome shotgun sequence region ctatcgtaagtaatgctgcagtgaacattggggtgcatgtatctcttcagattatggttttcttcagatacatgcccaggaatgggcatatggtagctgtattttgagttgtttttttttttttttttttttggcggtatgcgggcctctcactgctgtggcctctcccgctgcggagcacaggctccagatgcgcaggctcagcggccatggctcacgggcccagccaccccgcggcatgtgggatcttcctggactggggcacgaacccgtgtcccctgcatcggcaggcgggctctcaaccactgcgccaccagggaagccctattttgagttttctaaggaacctccatactgttctccatagtggctgcacaaatttacgttcccaccaacagtgtaggagggttcccttttctccacaccctctccagcatttattatttatacattttatagatttatagattttttgatgatggccgttctggctggtgtgaggtgacaactcgttatagttttgatttgcattgctctgataattaacagtgttgagtatcctttcatgtgccttttggccatctctTTTGCCTCCCTTCTGTTTTAGCTCACAGAAGAAGGTACAGAGAGAAGATGAGGATGAAAATATTGGTTCTGTGGGACAGCACCCCTTGGCCTGATGACCATATATATCTCCACAACACGGTGGAGCACAGGAACGCAGAGAGCTGAGGAGACTACTGCATCCGAGCCGGCCTGGAGCCCAGCCACCGACAGTAGCATTGGAGGGCCTGGCGGTGTTGGGAGGACCACCCTGGCCATGAAGGTCATGCCACACTGGGCAGAGGGCATACTCTTTCAGCACCAgttctcctgtgttttctacCTCAGCTGCCACAAGGTGGGAGAGATTGTGAACACCACCTTTGCTGGCCTGCTCTCCTGGGACTGGCCTGACTCTCAGGTCCCCATTGAAGAGTTCAGGAGTCATCCCGAGAGCCTCCTGTTTGCCATTGATGGCTTTGAAGAAATGACTGTGTCTTCCAACTTGTACGAAAGCCCGCCCTGTACAGACTGGTACCAGCAGCTCCCAGTGGCCAGAATCCTACTCCACTTGTTGAAGAAGGAGTTGGTTCCCACAGCTACCTTACTGATAACGACCAGAGACTGTGGTAATCAAGATCTTAAAAATTTGTTAGTGAATCCATGAAGCTTGGGGAGAGAATCGGTTGTCGTctcagggttcacagagggagaCCGGGAGGAGTATTTCATCAAGTTCTTTGGTGACCTAGACAAAGCTAATAAAATCTTGAATTGgttaagaaaaatggaaactctTTTTGATTCCTGCTCTGCCCCCCTGGTGTGCTGGACTGTGTGTTCCAGCCTGAAGTGGCAGACGGCAAGTAATCCTTCTTTCTGGCTGGCCACACAGACCACCACCAGCATCTATGCCTATTTTTTCTGCAGCTTGTTTGCCACGGCGGAGGTGAGCTTGTCAGATCAGAGCTTGCCGGCACAGTGGAGAGCCTTGTGCCCTCTGGCTGCAGAGGGgatgtggttctcaaacttcacatTTGCAAAAGAGGTCATGGAACAAGGGCATCTGGAAGCCTCTTTTATTGATTCTCTCTTGAGGTTGAATATTCTTCGAAAGGTCAGTGACTGGGAAGAGTGCATTTCTTTCACTCACCGAGGTTTCCAGGCATTTTGGGGGGCCATGTTTCATGTGCTCTGGGGAACAAGAGGATCCCTTGGTGGTCCCTCAAAGCATCAAGAGATgagggttggggcttccctggtggcgcagtggttgggagtccgcctgccgatgcgggggacacgggttcgtgccccggtccgggaggatcccgcgtgccgcggagcggctgggcccgtgggccgtggccgctgggcctgcgcgtccggagcctgtgctccgcaacgggggaggccgcagcagtgggaggcctgcgtaacgcaaaaaaaaaaaaaaaaaaaaaagagatgagggtGTTCCTGAATGACGCCTTTGCTAACACAAACTTCTGCTGGCATCAGATGGCTCTTTTATCCTTTGGTCTTTTAAATACAGACCTAGCAAGAGAGCTAGAAGATACTTTACACTGTGAAATGTCTCCCAGGGTAATGGACGAATTATTAGACTGGGCAGAAGGGTTGGAGAACCATGATGCTGTCTCAGTCCACTTCGGATTCCTACAGTTCTTCCAGTGCTTACGTGAGACTCAGGACGAAAATTTTATAAGGCAGATTTTGAATCACCTCCTTGAAGCTGATCCTGACATTCATGGGTATCAGCGCCTCCAGGTTTCTTCCTTTTGCCTAAAGCACGGTCAAAAGTTACGTAAGCTGAGGCTCTCTGTCAGCGGTCCCATCCTTGAGATGAAATTAACTTCTGCCGTGGAAACTCTGGAGTGAGTAATGCAAAACCTTCTCTAAGTTTCTCTCATCTTCACAGGCTCTGCCCAAGTTCTTCCATGAAAAACTGGGGGTCTGTGGTTGTGTTATCAATGGTTATGATTGACCAGATATTCTAGATGAGCTCCAGTCTGTGAGAACGTTTTCCTTTAGGTGTCATGGAGGATTCCCTGGGTACTCAACCCATCTACTTAGAGGTAGATTTTATATCTCAGGCACTGCGTGTTGAAGgtgtgtgtgccaggcattgtactaTAACACCTACTTGTGTCAAAATGATGCCCATAACTCAATGGAGGGGGATCTCTTATTCAGAGATGAGAAAACGGCAGAATAAAAGCACAATTTTCTTAGTCAATGTGACTATTAAGTAGCCCAGCTCCCTTTCAGAGCTCCAGACCTTAAATAAAATGCTGTATGCCTCTCCTTTGAGCATACATTGGAGCCAGGGTGGGACCGGTGGTGTCAACAAAATCTTAAAGCTTGTTCTGATGAGTTTGTCCCTTTGTCCTCCTGGaagaagaaacttaaaaatacttGAGCCACTTTTGGCTCTTCTCCTACGACCTTATCCCATCACTGACACTTCTGGCTTCTGAGCTGGAAGGTAAGGAAACCTGACTGTTCTGTTACTTATTTCAGGTCCCGGGAATGTTTTCTAAATTCTTATCTTGAGACAGGAGCTGCTGTTCATGTCTCAGATTCTTTCCTGTTTAACCCTCAAATCTATAAGAAGCCCCAGTCCAATTTGGATTGAACAAGTTAAGATTTTGAATAGATGAATTTCTTTGTGTTCACCCACATTGGAGTATTAGTAAGATGCTTGGTTTGGGGGTCTGGGGTAATTAATGTCCAATACATGTAGACTATCATTTGTCCTATTTGGAATCCGTAAAAGTTAAGTAGGGGACTTGATTCAGGTAGCATTCACTGTTGGGTCATGTGAGTGCCCTTTACTATAAGTGATTTTCT contains the following coding sequences:
- the NLRP13 gene encoding LOW QUALITY PROTEIN: NACHT, LRR and PYD domains-containing protein 13 (The sequence of the model RefSeq protein was modified relative to this genomic sequence to represent the inferred CDS: inserted 3 bases in 2 codons; deleted 2 bases in 1 codon; substituted 3 bases at 3 genomic stop codons); this encodes MTSSPSVFVDDDSSDKLLSHLIGWGWCQLEDFKLCFWSPQLLPEHXQXISWANLKAIRPTHLLGLLKEHLSVRQIWDGTLHIFQHMKLTSLYEQMRAEMNDGTGMGTPRSRPRRTRDAGRRNSAGEKMPKTRGSAGLCFLQKPGERISPSSFQLPVAVGIPGVVGASLQFPLCGHMASSFVSEFSLPLFYGNISDCIGRNPGRRYREKMRMKILVLWDSTPWPDDHIYLHNTVAQERRELRRLLHPSRPGAQPPTVALEGXGGVGRTTLAMKVMPHWAEGILFQHQFSCVFYLSCHKVGEIVNTTFAGLLSWDWPDSQVPIEEFRSHPESLLFAIDGFEEMTVSSNLYESPPCTDWYQQLPVARILLHLLKKELVPTATLLITTRDCGNQDLKNLLVNPXSLGRESVVVSGFTEGDREEYFIKFFGDLDKANKILNWLRKMETLFDSCSAPLVCWTVCSSLKWQTASNPSFWLATQTTTSIYAYFFCSLFATAEVSLSDQSLPAQWRALCPLAAEGMWFSNFTFAKEVMEQGHLEASFIDSLLRLNILRKVSDWEECISFTHRGFQAFWGAMFHVLWGTRGSLGGPSKHQEMRMRVFLNDAFANTNFCWHQMALLSFGLLNTDLARELEDTLHCEMSPRVMDELLDWAEGLENHDAVSVHFGFLQFFQCLRETQDENFIRQILNHLLEADPDIHGYQRLQVSSFCLKHGQKLRKLRLSVSGPILEMKLTSAVETLETGVADFRKHQWEDICSVLCNGNMRELDLSNSKRNTSSMKELCYKLRSPRCKLQKLTCKSVSPVKILKELVIVLHGNHKLTHLDLSSNNLGITVSKMIFRTLRHSACNLKYLWLGSCGLTPRVCLELFVELSKNSSLKCLSLGDSDFSNVELKRLQGPIGMSKCSLKQLSLEKCSLLAAHRQDLALLLISTQGMTRLCLGINQLQDDDVRLLCASLPHPECVXERLV